A section of the Bacillus sp. HSf4 genome encodes:
- a CDS encoding MFS transporter, with translation MNNGNAAVSPFNKRTIAAALANYIDAGSIVAGSAGLSLWVSYLKLSDTQIGLLGAFSANAISAAIGALLGGFLADKIGRKAVYTNSMLVYALGICLVLFGTSFPFLLSGYIIIGLSVGADITASWTIIAENAPKKNRARHCGVAQVAWAAGAVVVLLLSVLLGDLGLLGNKIVFGHLLVIALITYVLRKRLPESDAWQDQSETAQAVRKPKTSYLDLLQPKYLKSILFLMGVYLVWNLAAGVMGFFMPYIYQQVGGVSATMANVLQMGLFIFTGLGVAFIFMPFADKYRKTVFGISAFAAVIGWSLFLLPAEGMPILILFIVMIGINNGAGQQANYQLWASEIFPTEYRASAQGLMFFLVRISIGAWSLFVPMIISNFGIAFMAAILLGCVTASMLIGLFFAPNTSGKSLEQIQEELYGTPPAQAGQVQTRKIM, from the coding sequence TTGAACAATGGAAATGCAGCAGTCTCACCATTCAATAAACGAACCATAGCAGCAGCATTGGCAAATTACATCGACGCGGGTTCCATTGTAGCAGGGTCAGCTGGTTTATCTTTATGGGTCAGTTATTTAAAACTTTCGGATACACAGATCGGACTGCTCGGCGCGTTTAGCGCAAACGCCATCTCAGCCGCAATCGGCGCGCTGCTCGGCGGCTTTTTGGCCGACAAAATTGGCCGAAAGGCTGTCTATACGAACAGTATGCTGGTTTATGCACTGGGGATTTGTTTAGTATTGTTCGGCACCAGCTTTCCCTTTTTGTTAAGCGGTTACATTATTATCGGTTTATCGGTAGGAGCTGATATTACGGCTTCCTGGACGATCATCGCAGAGAACGCACCTAAGAAAAACAGGGCGCGTCATTGCGGAGTTGCACAGGTCGCATGGGCTGCGGGGGCGGTTGTGGTCCTGCTGCTGTCGGTCCTCCTTGGTGATTTAGGCTTATTGGGCAATAAAATCGTGTTTGGGCATTTGCTCGTTATCGCATTGATCACCTATGTTCTGCGGAAAAGGCTGCCGGAATCCGATGCCTGGCAGGATCAATCCGAAACGGCTCAAGCCGTTAGGAAGCCGAAGACGTCTTATCTCGATTTGCTTCAGCCTAAGTATTTGAAAAGCATTTTATTCTTAATGGGCGTGTACTTGGTTTGGAATCTGGCTGCAGGTGTCATGGGGTTTTTTATGCCTTACATTTATCAGCAGGTCGGCGGTGTATCAGCGACCATGGCAAACGTTTTGCAGATGGGGCTGTTTATTTTCACCGGGCTTGGCGTCGCTTTTATCTTCATGCCGTTTGCAGACAAATACAGGAAGACAGTGTTTGGGATCTCCGCGTTTGCGGCGGTGATCGGCTGGTCATTGTTTCTGCTTCCGGCAGAGGGCATGCCGATTCTCATCCTCTTTATCGTGATGATCGGCATAAACAACGGGGCAGGGCAACAGGCCAATTATCAACTATGGGCGAGTGAAATTTTCCCGACGGAATATCGTGCATCTGCACAAGGGTTGATGTTCTTCCTCGTTCGTATCTCAATCGGGGCTTGGAGCCTTTTCGTTCCAATGATCATCTCGAATTTTGGAATTGCATTCATGGCGGCCATACTCCTTGGATGTGTAACGGCCAGCATGCTGATCGGGCTCTTTTTTGCACCGAATACATCCGGTAAGTCGCTTGAACAAATTCAGGAAGAGTTGTATGGAACTCCTCCGGCTCAAGCGGGGCAAGTGCAAACAAGAAAAATTATGTAA
- the iolE gene encoding myo-inosose-2 dehydratase, producing MGKAEILWGIAPIGWRNDDIPEIGAGNTLQHLLSDIVVAGFQGTEVGGFFPEPAILNKELKLRNLKIAGKWFSSFILWDGIEETAKEFKAHCQYLQEVDADVAVVSEQTYSVQGLDKNVFTEKPHFTDEEWRKLCEGLNQLGKIADQYDLQLVYHHHLGTGVQTEEEVDRLMAGTDPACVHLLYDTGHAYISDGNYMNILKKHIGRIKHVHFKDARLDIMEKCKAEGKSFRQAFLQGMFTVPGDGCIDFTEVYQTLLQHDYSGWIVVEAEQDPEVANPLEYALIARTYIDRHLLNPAATN from the coding sequence ATGGGCAAGGCGGAAATTCTATGGGGCATCGCCCCCATAGGATGGCGAAATGACGACATTCCGGAAATCGGAGCTGGCAACACGCTTCAACATTTGCTGAGCGATATCGTTGTTGCCGGCTTTCAAGGCACAGAGGTTGGAGGTTTTTTCCCGGAACCGGCGATTTTAAATAAAGAGCTTAAGTTAAGAAACTTAAAGATTGCAGGAAAGTGGTTCAGCAGCTTTATTCTCTGGGACGGTATCGAAGAAACCGCCAAAGAATTCAAGGCTCACTGTCAGTACCTGCAAGAGGTCGATGCGGATGTTGCGGTCGTGTCTGAACAAACGTACAGTGTGCAGGGCCTTGATAAAAATGTATTTACAGAAAAGCCGCACTTTACAGATGAGGAATGGCGAAAGCTTTGCGAAGGATTGAATCAGCTTGGCAAAATCGCAGACCAGTATGATCTGCAGCTGGTCTATCATCATCATCTGGGAACAGGGGTGCAGACGGAAGAAGAAGTCGACCGGCTTATGGCCGGGACTGATCCGGCATGTGTGCATCTCCTTTATGATACAGGGCACGCCTACATCTCTGATGGCAACTATATGAACATTCTGAAGAAGCATATCGGCCGAATTAAACATGTTCATTTTAAAGATGCGCGTCTTGATATTATGGAAAAGTGCAAAGCCGAAGGAAAATCGTTCAGGCAGGCGTTTTTACAAGGCATGTTCACGGTTCCCGGCGACGGCTGCATCGACTTTACGGAAGTGTATCAAACACTTTTACAGCATGACTATTCCGGCTGGATCGTTGTGGAAGCCGAACAGGATCCCGAAGTGGCAAACCCTCTAGAATACGCGCTGATCGCCAGAACATATATCGACCGTCACTTGTTGAATCCCGCAGCAACCAATTAA
- the iolD gene encoding 3D-(3,5/4)-trihydroxycyclohexane-1,2-dione acylhydrolase (decyclizing), translated as MGKKIRLTTAQALIKFLNQQYIHVDGEETPFVEGIFTIFGHGNVVGIGQALEQDAGHLKVFQGKNEQGMAHAAMAYSKQMLRRKIYAVSTSVGPGAANLVAAAGTALANNIPVLLIPADTFATRQPDPVLQQVEQEYSAAITTNDALKPVSRYWDRITRPEQLMSSLIRAFEVMTDPAKAGPATICISQDVEGEAFDFDESFFVKRVHYIDRKHPSERELEGAAKLIKSSKKPLILVGGGAKYSGARDELIAMSEAYNIPLVETQAGKSTVEADFANNLGGMGITGTLAANKAAREADLIIGIGTRYTDFATSSKTAFDFDNAKFLNINVSRMQAYKLDAFQVVADAKVTLGKLHGLLEGYKSEFGSTIKELKDEWLAERDRLSKVTFKRENFTPEIKDHFSQEVLNEYADALKTELPQTTALLAINETVDPDSVVICSAGSLPGDLQRLWHSNVPNTYHLEYGYSCMGYEVSGTLGLKLAHPDREVYSLVGDGSFLMLHSELITAIQYNKKINVLLFDNSGFGCINNLQMDHGSGSYYCEFRTDDNQILNVDYAKVAEGYGAKTYKANTIEELKAALEDAKKQDVSTLIEMKVLPKTMTDGYDSWWHVGVAEVSEQESVQKAYDAKEKMLESAKQY; from the coding sequence GTGGGCAAGAAAATACGGTTAACAACAGCACAAGCGTTAATCAAATTCTTAAATCAGCAATACATCCATGTTGACGGGGAAGAAACTCCATTTGTCGAGGGGATCTTCACAATTTTCGGGCACGGAAACGTCGTTGGAATCGGCCAGGCGCTTGAACAGGATGCCGGCCACTTAAAGGTGTTTCAAGGTAAAAACGAACAGGGAATGGCCCATGCAGCAATGGCTTACAGCAAGCAGATGCTGAGAAGGAAGATCTATGCCGTCTCGACATCGGTCGGACCGGGAGCGGCCAATCTTGTGGCCGCTGCAGGTACAGCGCTTGCGAACAACATTCCCGTCCTCCTGATTCCGGCTGATACATTTGCGACAAGACAGCCTGATCCTGTTCTTCAGCAAGTGGAGCAAGAATACAGCGCGGCAATTACGACGAACGATGCATTGAAGCCGGTTTCGAGGTATTGGGACCGCATCACACGTCCTGAACAGTTAATGAGCAGTCTGATCCGCGCCTTTGAAGTGATGACAGATCCTGCAAAAGCGGGTCCGGCAACGATTTGCATTTCCCAAGACGTTGAAGGTGAAGCCTTTGATTTTGATGAAAGCTTCTTTGTGAAGCGCGTTCACTACATCGACCGCAAGCACCCGAGCGAGCGTGAACTTGAAGGTGCGGCTAAGCTGATCAAGTCAAGCAAAAAACCGCTCATCTTAGTCGGCGGCGGTGCGAAGTATTCCGGTGCGCGCGACGAATTAATCGCGATGTCTGAAGCTTACAACATTCCGCTGGTGGAAACCCAGGCCGGGAAATCAACGGTTGAAGCCGATTTTGCCAACAATTTGGGCGGTATGGGCATCACCGGTACGCTGGCAGCAAACAAAGCCGCCCGCGAGGCTGATTTGATCATCGGAATCGGCACGAGATACACCGATTTTGCAACATCCTCCAAAACGGCTTTTGACTTTGACAACGCAAAGTTTTTAAACATCAATGTCAGCAGAATGCAGGCGTATAAGCTGGATGCTTTCCAGGTTGTCGCGGATGCGAAAGTGACGCTCGGCAAGCTGCACGGCTTATTGGAAGGCTATAAGAGTGAGTTCGGTTCAACCATCAAGGAGCTGAAAGACGAATGGCTTGCTGAACGCGACCGCTTGAGCAAAGTCACATTTAAGCGCGAAAACTTCACGCCTGAAATTAAAGATCATTTTTCTCAGGAAGTGCTTAACGAATATGCGGATGCATTGAAAACGGAACTGCCGCAAACAACGGCATTGCTGGCCATCAATGAAACAGTTGATCCAGACAGCGTCGTCATTTGTTCAGCAGGCTCTCTTCCGGGCGACCTGCAGCGGCTCTGGCATTCCAACGTACCGAATACGTACCACTTGGAATACGGTTATTCCTGCATGGGATATGAAGTATCGGGAACGCTCGGCCTGAAATTGGCTCATCCGGACAGAGAGGTCTATTCACTGGTTGGGGACGGAAGCTTCCTGATGCTTCACTCCGAGCTGATTACAGCTATCCAGTACAACAAAAAGATCAATGTGCTGCTCTTTGACAACTCGGGCTTCGGCTGCATCAACAATCTGCAAATGGACCATGGAAGCGGCAGCTACTATTGTGAATTCAGAACGGATGATAACCAAATCCTCAACGTCGACTACGCAAAAGTTGCCGAAGGATACGGAGCCAAAACTTATAAAGCCAACACGATTGAAGAATTGAAAGCCGCGCTTGAAGATGCGAAGAAACAGGATGTTTCAACATTGATCGAAATGAAAGTGCTGCCGAAGACGATGACGGACGGCTATGACAGCTGGTGGCACGTTGGTGTTGCAGAGGTTTCAGAACAGGAAAGCGTTCAAAAAGCTTATGATGCAAAAGAAAAAATGCTGGAATCTGCAAAGCAGTATTAA